The following proteins are encoded in a genomic region of Pyricularia oryzae 70-15 chromosome 6, whole genome shotgun sequence:
- a CDS encoding calcium-proton exchanger has product MSQFNHFKIKRAANALSRKGSDSSFNPFAHIQWRKERSQTFPVDVERGEGAGGGRARRDDGEDDIDHSPIVHVSTAPVSGRGQNERATDQESIGAAPTATNSEKQSQEPVDASRDDNKTLTGLSPESAENGLRQRRPEPKLDTTVDGLAPSSSGAETGSDADNGKQKKSSRFIKHVEPKEPFTIANQLQRTFLSSWINILLFAAPAGIALHFTSVSPIVIFVVNFIAIIPLASMLGFATEEIALRTGETLGGLINATFGNAVELIVAIIALMEGEVVIVQTSLIGSILSNLLLVLGMCFFFGGLRRREQFFNETVAQTAASLLALAVAGVIVPTVFDRASNTPDHDVALLSRGTAIILLFVYAGYLFFQLHTHQEVFGEESQKVPAKPFRNHSPNPARNGIAAGLAGPGRGLIAQSISPSGEEGREKLSQMLKEPGRVAAAAEEEDDSEEPQLHFFVALALLAGCTVVIAFCAEFLVDSIDYVTSQGGISKEFLGLILLPIVGNAAEHATAVTVAIKDKMDLAIGVAIGSSMQVALFLIPLLVVIGWGKNMDAMGLSFDIFQVAVMFVAVLLVNYLISDGKSHWLEGMLLMCLYAIIAVCSWWYPTPQPTT; this is encoded by the exons ATGTCGCAAT TCAATCACTTCAAGATTAAGCGGGCAGCCAATGCCCTCAGCAGAAAGGGTTCTGACTCGTCATTCAATCCATTCGCGCACATACAGTGGCGCAAGGAAAGAAGTCAGACCTTCCCGGTCGATGTCGAACGTGGCGAGGGTGCAGGTGGTGGTCGCGCACGGAGGGACGACGGCGAAGACGATATCGATCACTCGCCAATAGTGCATGTCAGCACGGCACCAGTCTCTGGTAGGGGACAAAATGAGAGGGCTACTGATCAGGAGTCCATCGGCGCTGCGCCTACTGCTACTAATTCCGAAAAGCAGTCTCAGGAGCCCGTTGACGCCAGCAGAGATGACAACAAGACCTTGACAGGCTTGTCACCAGAGTCTGCAGAGAACGGACTGCGCCAAAGACGACCGGAGCCCAAACTGGACACGACGGTGGACGGCCTTGCGCCCTCTAGCAGCGGAGCGGAAACTGGAAGCGATGCCGACAACGGAAAGCAGAAGAAGTCGTCCCGATTTATCAAACACGTCGAGCCCAAGGAGCCCTTTACTATTGCCAACCAGCTACAACGCACCTTTCTCAGCTCATGGATCAATATTTTACTATTCGCCGCTCCTGCCGGCATAGCATTGCACTTTACCAGTGTCAGCCCTATCGTAATCTTCGTCGTCAACTTCATTGCTATTATCCCCCTGGCCTCAATGCTGGGTTTTGCCACTGAGGAGATAGCACTCAGGACAGGAGAGACACTGGGAGGCTTGATCAATGCAACTTTCGGAAATGCAGTTGAGCTTATAGTAGCCATTATTGCGCTCATGGAAGGAGAGGTCGTCATTGTGCAGACGTCCCTTATCGGCAGCATACTTTCGAACTTGCTTTTGGTCCTCGGCATGTGTTTCTTCTTTGGTGGTCTGCGGAGGAGAGAGCAGTTTTTCAACGAGACAGTTGCGCAAACTGCAGCAAGTCTCCTCGCGCTAGCCGTTGCTGGTGTTATTGTTCCGACCGTCTTTGACCGCGCCAGCAACACACCAGATCACGATGTGGCGCTCCTTTCTCGCGGCACTGCCATAATCCTTCTGTTTGTTTACGCCGGCTATCTTTTTTTCCAGCTGCACACCCACCAGGAAGTGTTTGGCGAGGAGAGCCAAAAGGTTCCCGCAAAGCCTTTCCGGAATCATTCTCCCAATCCGGCGCGGAATGGAATCGCGGCTGGCCTAGCCGGCCCCGGCCGCGGATTAATAGCCCAGTCCATATCACCATCTGGCGAAGAGGGCAGGGAGAAGCTTTCGCAAATGCTCAAGGAGCCGGGCAGggtggcagcggcagcggagGAGGAAGATGACAGTGAGGAGCCGCAGCTGCATTTTTTCGTCGCCCTGGCCCTGCTAGCTGGTTGCACCGTCGTAATTGCGTTCTGTGCCGAGTTCCTTGTCGACAGCATCGACTACGTCACCAGTCAAGGCGGTATCTCCAAGGAGTTCCTCGGTCTGATCCTTCTGCCTATCGTCGGAAATGCGGCGGAGCACGCAACGGCCGTCACGGTTGCTATCAAGGACAAGATGGACCTGGCGATCGGTGTTGCCATCGGCTCGAGCATGCAGGTCGCCCTATTTCTCATCCCGCTCCTGGTTGTCATTGGTTGGGGCAAAAACATGGACGCCATGGGCCTGAGCTTCGATATATTTCAGGTCGCTGTCATGTTTGTGGCGGTTCTGTTGGTTAACTACCTGATCAGCGACGGCAAGAGCCATTGGCTGGAGGGGATGCTTCTCATGTGCCTCTATGCCATTATTGCCGTCTGTTCTTGGT GGTATCCCACTCCTCAGCCAACAACCTGA